From a region of the Xyrauchen texanus isolate HMW12.3.18 chromosome 39, RBS_HiC_50CHRs, whole genome shotgun sequence genome:
- the LOC127632513 gene encoding RING finger protein 207-like isoform X2 produces MCINQGREIKGALKLRLHSSLSMSCSCPSLSDMPLGRRPTSHRYICTKVLLAQGRESLFTEHCRNFEESYRTEVQKLKDQVQEMHRDLTKHHSLINTNIMGEILESSLLIDERIASQYSATQTQRAIFEEIWDVTFQRVTNEQEIYEAQLHDLLQLKQENSYLTTIARQIGPYILSIAKVKERLEPRFQKPQRPEEVHMDAQVKVCENGATTAKQNGDEKCCTSVYDWGSGTDKALILEPEKIQMKSDDFRWQGKQTNSSETTCCKELPL; encoded by the exons ATGTGTATTAACCAGGGAAGAGAGATTAAAGGAGCTTTGAAACTAAG GCTGCACTCCTCACTGTCTATGTCGTGCTCGTGCCCTTCTCTCAGTGACATGCCTTTAGGCCGCAGGCCCACCTCTCATCGATACATCTGCACCAAGGTGTTGCTAGCCCAGGGTAGAGAGTCACTCTTCACTGAGCACTGTCGAAACTTTGAGGAGAGCTACAGG ACAGAGGTCCAGAAGCTGAAGGATCAAGTTCAGGAGATGCACAGAGACCTTACTAAGCATCACTCGCTCATCAACACCAACATCATGGGTGAGATCTTGGAAAGCTCTTTGCTCATTGACGAACGCATCGCATCACAGTACTCCGCCACACAGACCCAAAGGGCAATATTCGAGGAG ATATGGGATGTGACCTTTCAAAGAGTAACCAACGAGCAAGAGATCTACGAAG CACAGCTCCATGACCTTCTTCAGCTGAAGCAAGAGAACTCCTACTTGACAACCATTGCACGACAGATAGGGCCCTACATCTTGTCCATAGCAAAAGTAAAAGAGCGCCTGGAACCCAg GTTTCAAAAGCCACAAAGGCCTGAGGAAGTTCACATGGACGCTCAGGTGAAGGTTTGTGAGAATGGCGCAACGACTGCAAAACAAAACGG CGATGAGAAATGTTGCACTTCAGTCTACGACTGGGGATCTGGCACAGACAAAGCTCTTATCCTGGAGCCTGAAAAGATACAAATGAAGAGCGATGACTTCCGTTGGCAAGGAAAGCAGACAAATAGTTCCGAGACCACCTGCTGTAAAGAGCTGCCATTGTAG
- the LOC127632513 gene encoding RING finger protein 207-like isoform X1: MCINQGREIKGALKLRLHSSLSMSCSCPSLSDMPLGRRPTSHRYICTKVLLAQGRESLFTEHCRNFEESYRALQTEVQKLKDQVQEMHRDLTKHHSLINTNIMGEILESSLLIDERIASQYSATQTQRAIFEEIWDVTFQRVTNEQEIYEAQLHDLLQLKQENSYLTTIARQIGPYILSIAKVKERLEPRFQKPQRPEEVHMDAQVKVCENGATTAKQNGDEKCCTSVYDWGSGTDKALILEPEKIQMKSDDFRWQGKQTNSSETTCCKELPL; the protein is encoded by the exons ATGTGTATTAACCAGGGAAGAGAGATTAAAGGAGCTTTGAAACTAAG GCTGCACTCCTCACTGTCTATGTCGTGCTCGTGCCCTTCTCTCAGTGACATGCCTTTAGGCCGCAGGCCCACCTCTCATCGATACATCTGCACCAAGGTGTTGCTAGCCCAGGGTAGAGAGTCACTCTTCACTGAGCACTGTCGAAACTTTGAGGAGAGCTACAGG GCTCTTCAGACAGAGGTCCAGAAGCTGAAGGATCAAGTTCAGGAGATGCACAGAGACCTTACTAAGCATCACTCGCTCATCAACACCAACATCATGGGTGAGATCTTGGAAAGCTCTTTGCTCATTGACGAACGCATCGCATCACAGTACTCCGCCACACAGACCCAAAGGGCAATATTCGAGGAG ATATGGGATGTGACCTTTCAAAGAGTAACCAACGAGCAAGAGATCTACGAAG CACAGCTCCATGACCTTCTTCAGCTGAAGCAAGAGAACTCCTACTTGACAACCATTGCACGACAGATAGGGCCCTACATCTTGTCCATAGCAAAAGTAAAAGAGCGCCTGGAACCCAg GTTTCAAAAGCCACAAAGGCCTGAGGAAGTTCACATGGACGCTCAGGTGAAGGTTTGTGAGAATGGCGCAACGACTGCAAAACAAAACGG CGATGAGAAATGTTGCACTTCAGTCTACGACTGGGGATCTGGCACAGACAAAGCTCTTATCCTGGAGCCTGAAAAGATACAAATGAAGAGCGATGACTTCCGTTGGCAAGGAAAGCAGACAAATAGTTCCGAGACCACCTGCTGTAAAGAGCTGCCATTGTAG